DNA sequence from the Armatimonadota bacterium genome:
TTCCTTGTATGACCGAGGTGAAGTGATTGCGTCAAATGCATCAGCGACAGCCATAATCCTGGAAAGCAAGGGAATCTCCTCACCGGCCAGGCCGTCGGGATAGCCGGTGCCGTCCCAGCGCTCGTGGTGATGGCCAGCAATCCAAGCTAGCTCAGAAAGGTGAGCTATGTTTCGTATGATATCCATTGTCAGCACCGGATGATGCCTGACTTGCAAGATTTCACTTTGACCAAGTGGACCAGGCTTATCTATTATTGAGCTTGGGACTGCTACCTTGCCGACATCATGAATCAATCCGGCAAACCGAAGTTTTGTAACCTCGTTGTGCGGAATTCCTAGAGCTGTTGCAAGGTCAACGCTGTATTTAGAGACGCGCTCGGAATGGCCAGACATAAAGCCATGTTTGCTGTCAATTACACGTGCAAACACCGTCAGGACTGTGCCCAGTAAATCGCTGTTGGGTTGGAATACCGGCGTTCCGACATCCAGCTCGAACCTTTGGATTAGCCTGAATAGTCTATCCTCATCCACCAAGTCGTGGTAGAAATCTTCATTGGAGAGAACCATTTTGAAGGCGTCGGCTACTTCCAGGGATACCTCCATGCCTCCAACAATTCTAGCGATTTCGAGGGTCTCAGCTAACGATGCTTCGGGCTTGAAGCGCCTGCTTACATCGGCGCTGTCGGCGATCCGAATGAGCTGCGCTCCCAGGGCTATCTCTTCTTCCTTTTTGTGCTTGGGATAGCCCGCTCCGCTAAACCATTCATGGTGATCTACTACGAAGTCAGCGGATTTTTCGAGTCCTGGGATGCCTCGAACTATTTCGCCGCCGCGTTCTGGATGGGTGACTATCTCTGGTCTAGATAGTTGGCTATAAAGTGTTGGAAAGCGAACTATATGGGGGAATGCTCCCATGCAGCCTACATCATGGAGGAGAGCTGCAAAAAAGATATCCGAAGCTTGCCCGGGAACCATCTGCTCGGCCATTGCAGTTGCTACTGCGGCAACGCGCCATGCGTGATACAGCCGCGGATCTTCTTGTAAATCAAGAACATAAGACATTGCGGCTATTATATCTGAGAAAAGCCTTGAACAATCGCCAGTGAGAGAGTTTTGATAAGCAATGGCCGCTTCTTTTGAGCTGAAAGTAGGCGAACATGTGATTGCAAAATTAAAGCCGGACATCGGTACCATTCGGACTCTCCTCCAATAAGCTTTTTGTCCCTTTTAGAATTTTCGGAAAAAATAGTAAAGAAAGTAGTCTTTCAAGCATTTAAATTACAGCTTCTTTATAAAACAGGTAGAAATACGGGGTTTGAGAGAGGTATTGATTTTATGG
Encoded proteins:
- a CDS encoding HD domain-containing protein; protein product: MVPMSGFNFAITCSPTFSSKEAAIAYQNSLTGDCSRLFSDIIAAMSYVLDLQEDPRLYHAWRVAAVATAMAEQMVPGQASDIFFAALLHDVGCMGAFPHIVRFPTLYSQLSRPEIVTHPERGGEIVRGIPGLEKSADFVVDHHEWFSGAGYPKHKKEEEIALGAQLIRIADSADVSRRFKPEASLAETLEIARIVGGMEVSLEVADAFKMVLSNEDFYHDLVDEDRLFRLIQRFELDVGTPVFQPNSDLLGTVLTVFARVIDSKHGFMSGHSERVSKYSVDLATALGIPHNEVTKLRFAGLIHDVGKVAVPSSIIDKPGPLGQSEILQVRHHPVLTMDIIRNIAHLSELAWIAGHHHERWDGTGYPDGLAGEEIPLLSRIMAVADAFDAITSPRSYKETKTPREALRILHEASGTQFDPQVVDAAHAVWGSWELQALRAA